One window of Acipenser ruthenus chromosome 45, fAciRut3.2 maternal haplotype, whole genome shotgun sequence genomic DNA carries:
- the LOC131720891 gene encoding phospholipase A and acyltransferase 4-like produces MSKENPKFNVGDIISFSRGLYHHWGVYYGQEHGKHYVVNVSGGESNSKPLAITSKLVKEELNKVAGKSAYSVYKELDKHNEPRSPEQMKADMDKMIGTKIKYDPFGKNCQHFATQIRYGKEISPEGESAAKSVGKNLSNFRAEMDPFSAK; encoded by the exons ATGTCTAAGGAAAACCCG AAATTTAATGTGGGAGACATAATCTCCTTTAGCCGTGGACTCTATCATCACTGGGGGGTTTATTACGGACAGGAACATGGAAAACATTACGTTGTCAACGTTTCAGGAG GAGAGTCCAACAGCAAGCCTTTGGCCATTACTTCTAAATTGGTGAAGGAAGAACTTAACAAGGTGGCTGGAAAAAGTGCCTACTCTGTGTACAAAGAACTGGACAAACATAATGAACCAAGAAGTCCTGAGCAGATGAAAGCAGACATGGACAAAATGATTGGTACCAAAATAAAGTATGATCCCTTTGGAAAGAACTGTCAACACTTTGCTACACAAATACGGTACGGCAAGGAAATATCTCCCGAG gGGGAAAGTGCAGCCAAATCCGTGGGCAAAAACCTGTCAAATTTCCGTGCAGAAATGGACCCTTTTTCTGCCAAGTAA